The Nycticebus coucang isolate mNycCou1 chromosome 2, mNycCou1.pri, whole genome shotgun sequence genome includes a window with the following:
- the C2H9orf57 gene encoding uncharacterized protein C9orf57 homolog: MRSIFFAGVFILFCLLGDIRGVICRLCNLSIPFHGCLLDFGTCKTKPGQFCVKVTHIKGGIEWYSTKGCTDSRSECFKRVELPFEIYTTHCCHHPLCNF, encoded by the exons ATGAGAAGCATTTTCTTTGCTGGTGTTTTTATCTTATTCTGCCTCTTGGGTG ATATTAGAGGTGTAATTTGCAGATTATGCAATCTCTCGATCCCCTTCCACGGATGTCTTCTAGACTTTGGAACCTGCAAAACAAAACCTGGTCAGTTTTGCGTAAAAGTGACCCACATTAAAG gaGGCATTGAATGGTATTCAACGAAAGGCTGCACAGACAGCAGATCAGAGTGCTTCAAGAGAGTCGAGCTACCTTTTGAAATTTACACTACTCACTGTTGCCATCATCCTTTGTGCAATTTCTGA